The following proteins are encoded in a genomic region of Fusarium oxysporum f. sp. lycopersici 4287 chromosome 1, whole genome shotgun sequence:
- a CDS encoding DNA-directed RNA polymerase II subunit RPB4, producing the protein MEDEQQIPAAAAPRKVNHPRTSRPKPAAPGNEEASAVLNLGEFQDVDTLTLSEAALVLNALHAKRKNDRRNVNNTEMLNSTLTYLDNFARFTQKENVEAVERLLSAHKNLAKFERAQLGSLCCEGADEAKTLIPSLADKISDQDLQDLLDEISKLQNR; encoded by the exons ATGGAGGATGAACAACAAATCCCAGCTGCTGCCGCGCCTAGGAAGGTTAATCACCCTCGCACCTCTCGACCCAAGCCCGCGGCTCCTGGTAATGAGGAAGCTTCCGCAGTTCTGAACCTTGGCGAGTTCCAAGATGTCGACACCTTGACGCTCTCCGAAGCTGCGCTGGTTCTGAATGCCCTCCACGCGAAACGAAAGAACGATCGTAGGAACGTCAACAATACCGA GATGCTGAACTCGACATTGACCTACCTCGATAACTTTGCGCGGTTCACTCAAAAGGAGAACGTAGAGGCTGTGGAACGCCTTCTTAGCGCACATAAGAACCTCGCCAAGTTTGAGCGCGCACAGCTGG GTTCTCTGTGCTGTGAAGGAGCCGACGAGGCCAAGACACTCATCCCTTCATTGGCCGACAAGATTTCGGATCAGGACCTTCAGGATCTCCTCGATGAGATCTCTAAGCTCCAGAATCGGTGA
- a CDS encoding 26S proteasome regulatory subunit N10 (At least one base has a quality score < 10): protein MVLEAVMVVVDNSESSRNGDYQPTRFESQVDAVNITFQTITQGNPESSVGLMSMGGKGPEVLVTLTTEQGKILEGLHRTKKKIGGSSHLKTGIQVATLALKHRQNRSQRQRIIVFVCSPVEESEKELTTLAKKMKKANISVDFVLFGDLDDDSTKNKLQLFIDTVKTNEGCHLVVIPPSSKLLSDQLISTPILLGENAGGSGGAGGAGGSNDEFEFGFDPAMEPELALALRMSMEEEKARQEKAAREEEEAAKKASLGDVKEEDENQGSSSKDQDKGGKKGDGDKMDTS, encoded by the exons ATGGTTCTTGAGGCGGTTATGGTTGTCGTAGACAACAGCGAGAGCAGCAGAAATGGCGACTATCAACCTACTCGATTCGAATCGCAAGTCGACGCTGTCAACATCACCTTTCAGACCATCACACAAGGAAACCCTGAATCATCCGTTGGGTTGATGAGCATGGGAGGCAAAGGACCTGAAGTGCTGGTGACTCTCACCACTGAGCAGGGCAAGATCCTCGAGGGCCTTCAcaggacgaagaagaagattggggGCTCATCCCATCTGAAGACGGGTATCCAGGTAGCTACC CTTGCCTTGAAGCATCGCCAGAACCGATCCCAGCGTCAACGAATAATAGTCTTTGTCTGCTCCCCCGTTGAGGAATCAGAGAAAGAGCTTACCACGCTcgcaaagaagatgaagaaagccAATATTTCTGTCGACTTTGTCCTGTTCGGCGATCTCGATGACGACAGCACTAAGAACAAGCTGCAACTCTTTATTGACACCGTCAAGACCAACGAAGGCTGCCACTTGGTCGTCATTCCTCCTAGCAGCAAGCTTCTTAGCGACCAACTCATTTCGACCCCCATCCTCCTCGGAGAGAACGCAGGCGGATCTGGCGGAGCTGGAGGCGCAGGCGGTAGCAATGATGAATTCGAGTTCGGTTTCGACCCTGCAATGGAACCCGAGCTCGCACTTGCACTACGCATGAgtatggaagaagaaaaggctcGACAGGAGAAGGCAGCTCgtgaggaggaagaagctgcaaAGAAGGCTTCACTGGGCGAcgtcaaggaggaagatgagaacCAGGGATCGAGCAGCAAGGACCAAGATAAGGGCGGAAAGAAAGGCGACGGAGACAAGATGGACACTTCATAG